Proteins from a genomic interval of Candidatus Margulisiibacteriota bacterium:
- a CDS encoding VanZ family protein — MHQLFVPNRDCSFADFVADNVGIVFGFILMKIKTSVESSWYNFLLGKKK, encoded by the coding sequence ATCCACCAGCTTTTTGTGCCAAACAGGGATTGTTCGTTTGCTGATTTCGTAGCAGATAACGTAGGCATAGTTTTTGGATTTATTCTTATGAAAATAAAGACATCTGTTGAATCTTCTTGGTATAATTTTTTATTAGGGAAGAAAAAATAA